The following proteins are encoded in a genomic region of Vigna radiata var. radiata cultivar VC1973A unplaced genomic scaffold, Vradiata_ver6 scaffold_51, whole genome shotgun sequence:
- the LOC106780668 gene encoding dnaJ homolog subfamily B member 13-like has protein sequence MESAWSNDKIKVLKSRTSNENIPPMQIDSDERRGRYIQPSAMSPRFQPYAENINAGLPLSRYLFAGSPLSGKLLSDGVKTKEGGDLEYHRPTDLVLFVYEKLPRVYTRDVNDLVVTQKISLVEALIGCTVNLVTLDGRSLIMPIDQIIHPEYEEVVEREGMPLPKDPTKKGNLRIKFKITFPDDLTPDHKLEMQKLLSD, from the exons ATGGAAAGCGCATGGAGCAACGACAAGATAAAGGTCCTAAAGTCAAGGACTTCGAATGAGAACATTCCACCGATGCAGATAGACTCGGATGAGAGGAGAGGACGCTATATCCAACCGTCAGCGATGAGTCCACGGTTTCAACCGTACGCCGAAAACATCAACGCTGGTTTGCCGCTCTCGCGCTACCTGTTCGCTGGATCGCCGTTGTCCGGGAAG TTACTATCAGATGGGGTGAAGACGAAAGAG GGAGGTGACTTGGAATATCACAGACCAACTGATCTTGTGCTCTTTGTATACGAAAAACTTCCCAGAGTTTATACAAGAGATGTAAACGACCTTGTGGTGACCCAGAAGATATCTCTTGTGGAAGCCTTGATAGGGTGCACTGTTAATCTGGTCACCCTTGATGGAAGAAGCTTAATTATGCCTATCGACCAAATTATTCATCCTGAATATGAAGAGGTTGTTGAAAGAGAAGGAATGCCTCTCCCAAAGGATCCAACAAAGAAGGGAAACTTAAGGATAAAGTTCAAAATCACATTCCCAGATGACCTCACTCCTGACCATAAGCTCGAAATGCAGAAGCTTTTGAGTGATTGA
- the LOC106780703 gene encoding auxin-induced protein 6B, with amino-acid sequence MQEDKKMKVKKGFLAVQVGLEDEDQGGSSSQRFVIPISYLYHPLFKRLLDKAREVYGYHTDGPLKLPCSVDDFLHLRWRIEKESTSDQHHHNHTNHRLPHALHFHSC; translated from the coding sequence aTGCAGGAAGACAAGAAGATGAAGGTGAAGAAAGGGTTCTTGGCCGTTCAAGTCGGCTTAGAAGACGAGGACCAAGGTGGTTCCTCTTCTCAGAGATTCGTGATTCCCATCTCATACCTTTACCACCCTCTCTTCAAGCGTCTTCTCGACAAAGCTCGCGAGGTCTACGGCTACCACACCGATGGCCCCCTCAAGCTGCCCTGCTCCGTCGACGATTTTCTCCATCTCCGTTGGCGAATCGAAAAGGAGTCAACTTCCGATCAACACCACCATAACCATACCAACCATCGCCTTCCACACGCTTTGCACTTTCACTCCTGTTGA